In a genomic window of Streptomyces sp. NBC_01231:
- a CDS encoding HEAT repeat domain-containing protein, whose amino-acid sequence MFTGIDEVDWAALRHAYGSAEDVPGLLRGLASPDPTEREGALDRMYGALHHQGTVYDSTLACVPFLLTLAGSEAVPERGGIVELLVSIGGDGADREDTGREFAGQQSSGVGARDGGGTAGGADGPGGVRRSAGAAIRAGAEAFVRLAGDADASVRGAAAGALVRFLDEPDRVLGLLRERITVERDDRVLIALTESLGLFVRRHPAHADGALELLMAQSAPPCGPGLRLAALGQLMGCAPGRAPADPVPLAVRLLRERSARRSTWPAEGGSPGTDTLVGRLWRLWPSDEEGSQLLRSVHAALDDRVADRTALLDGQLTSPEPTDRCNALWMAAGLLREWRGDHTGLVTLVGDQLGAAEGGVRDAAVSVLTDLFDLAAPAADRLAALVASRPDLWVRRWRRGTPALGGPLRTLARSGDPRAVPVLTEVLAGPVVPGDLGQALGHLGGAAAALAPVVRRRLGEIPVDAPGAGALAVPLLSAVLALGDQEALPEVMRLVRGTVSAGLRPDDPHVGHVVRALGTFGPAAREAVPVLRRLLDTEHANAAAGALWEVAADASVVRPVLLRELEEEDHRRRRAAAEVLARMGPAARPAPDALRRGIQSAHPWERVTAARALWRIDADAVPVLPVLRSAWKEHAHTRGTIAECLMELGSAAAPLSDLLTAELSSRRRHLARPGGHGSHDVPKDERLLRLCREALAGQEAAGSRT is encoded by the coding sequence GTGTTCACGGGGATCGACGAGGTCGACTGGGCCGCGCTGCGGCATGCGTACGGCAGTGCGGAGGACGTGCCCGGATTGCTGCGGGGGCTGGCCTCGCCGGACCCGACCGAGCGGGAGGGCGCCCTGGACCGGATGTACGGGGCGCTGCACCACCAGGGCACGGTGTACGACTCGACGCTCGCCTGCGTTCCGTTTCTGCTCACGCTCGCCGGGAGCGAGGCCGTGCCGGAGCGGGGCGGGATCGTCGAACTGCTGGTGAGCATCGGGGGCGACGGGGCCGACCGGGAGGACACAGGGCGGGAGTTCGCGGGACAGCAGAGCTCGGGTGTCGGTGCTCGTGACGGCGGAGGGACCGCGGGCGGGGCGGACGGTCCTGGCGGGGTCCGTCGGTCGGCCGGGGCCGCGATCCGTGCGGGCGCGGAGGCGTTCGTCCGGCTGGCCGGGGACGCCGACGCCTCGGTGCGCGGGGCGGCCGCGGGCGCACTCGTGCGGTTCCTCGACGAACCGGATCGGGTTCTGGGGCTGTTGCGGGAGCGGATCACCGTGGAGCGGGACGACCGGGTCCTGATCGCCCTCACCGAGAGCCTCGGCCTGTTCGTACGACGGCACCCCGCGCACGCCGACGGGGCGCTGGAGCTGCTGATGGCGCAGAGCGCGCCGCCGTGCGGGCCGGGGCTAAGGCTCGCGGCGTTGGGTCAGCTCATGGGCTGCGCACCCGGCCGGGCCCCGGCCGACCCGGTGCCTCTCGCGGTGCGGCTGCTCAGGGAGCGGTCCGCGCGGCGGAGCACATGGCCGGCGGAGGGTGGAAGCCCCGGCACGGACACGCTCGTCGGCCGCCTGTGGCGGCTGTGGCCGTCGGACGAGGAGGGCTCGCAGCTGCTGCGCTCCGTCCACGCCGCGCTGGACGACCGGGTGGCCGACCGGACCGCCCTCCTCGACGGGCAGTTGACCAGTCCGGAGCCGACCGACCGGTGCAACGCCCTGTGGATGGCCGCCGGACTGCTGCGCGAGTGGCGGGGCGACCACACGGGGCTCGTGACCCTGGTCGGAGACCAACTGGGCGCGGCGGAGGGCGGGGTGCGCGACGCGGCGGTGTCCGTCCTCACTGATCTGTTCGACCTGGCCGCGCCCGCCGCCGACCGTCTCGCCGCGCTGGTGGCCTCCCGGCCCGACCTGTGGGTGCGTCGGTGGCGTCGTGGGACGCCCGCGCTCGGCGGTCCGCTCAGAACCCTTGCCCGGAGCGGGGATCCACGGGCGGTGCCGGTGCTGACCGAGGTTCTGGCGGGGCCGGTCGTACCCGGTGATCTGGGGCAGGCGCTCGGCCATCTCGGCGGGGCGGCCGCCGCACTCGCGCCCGTGGTGCGGCGCAGGCTCGGTGAGATACCCGTCGACGCGCCCGGAGCCGGGGCCTTGGCCGTACCCCTGCTGTCGGCGGTACTCGCTCTGGGGGACCAGGAGGCCCTGCCGGAGGTGATGCGTCTGGTGCGCGGCACAGTGTCGGCCGGACTCCGCCCGGACGACCCGCACGTGGGGCACGTGGTCCGCGCGCTGGGCACGTTCGGGCCCGCGGCGCGGGAGGCGGTACCGGTGCTGCGGCGACTGCTCGACACCGAGCACGCGAACGCGGCGGCGGGTGCGTTGTGGGAGGTGGCGGCGGACGCTTCCGTCGTACGGCCGGTCCTGCTGCGGGAGTTGGAGGAAGAGGATCACCGTCGTCGCCGGGCGGCCGCGGAGGTGCTGGCGCGGATGGGTCCGGCGGCCCGTCCGGCACCGGACGCGTTGCGCCGCGGAATTCAGTCCGCTCACCCGTGGGAGCGGGTGACGGCCGCGCGCGCCCTGTGGCGGATCGACGCGGACGCGGTGCCCGTCCTTCCGGTGCTGCGGTCGGCCTGGAAGGAACATGCGCACACGCGTGGCACCATCGCCGAGTGCCTGATGGAGTTGGGGTCGGCCGCCGCGCCGCTGAGCGACCTGCTGACGGCCGAACTGTCCTCCCGACGACGCCATTTGGCGAGGCCGGGGGGCCACGGCAGCCACGACGTCCCGAAGGACGAGCGGCTGCTGCGGCTGTGCCGGGAGGCGCTGGCGGGCCAGGAGGCAGCGGGGAGCCGTACCTAG
- a CDS encoding acyl-CoA dehydrogenase family protein, translated as MVSTPAQERSATHDVTNQPPPLAPYDASDDGALLEGLRREGAGWAEEDIRRLGLRAGSAEAQEWGEQANSHEPVLRTHDRYGHRVDEVEFHPSWHHLMRAAVAEGLAGAPWADARPGAHVARTAGGLAWGHTDAGHGCPTSMTYAAIPALRKEPDLAKVYEPLLTGRLYEPELRVPTEKRGLLAGMGMTEKQGGSDVRTNTTAATPTAEPGVYTLRGHKWFTSAPMCDVFLVLAQAPGGLSCFLVPRVLPDGSRNTFRIQRLKDKLGNRSNASSEPEFDQTVAWLVGPEGQGVKTIIEMVNCTRLDCVMMSATLMRKTLVEAGHHVRHRSAFGARLLDQPLMRNVLADLALESEAATTLTLRLAGAADRAVRGDAGEAAFRRIATAVGKYWVTKRGPAFTAEALECLGGNGYVEESGMPRHYREAPLLSIWEGSGNVNALDVLRALRRQSGAVEALFGELALARGADARLDTAVARLKGQLAEASEVGARRLVERMALILQASLLVRHAPPAVADAFCATRLGGDWGHAFGTLPDSADLDAILARALPFGH; from the coding sequence ATGGTCTCGACACCCGCGCAGGAACGGTCCGCCACCCACGACGTCACCAACCAGCCCCCTCCCCTCGCCCCGTACGACGCGTCCGACGACGGCGCCCTGCTGGAGGGACTGCGCCGGGAGGGGGCCGGCTGGGCGGAGGAGGACATCCGGCGGCTCGGGCTCAGGGCCGGCAGTGCCGAGGCACAGGAGTGGGGCGAACAGGCCAACTCCCACGAGCCGGTCCTGCGCACGCACGACCGGTACGGCCACCGTGTCGACGAGGTCGAGTTCCACCCGAGCTGGCACCACCTGATGCGGGCCGCCGTCGCCGAGGGGCTGGCGGGCGCGCCCTGGGCGGACGCCCGGCCCGGCGCCCACGTGGCGCGTACGGCCGGCGGACTGGCGTGGGGGCACACCGACGCCGGGCACGGCTGTCCGACGTCGATGACGTACGCGGCGATCCCTGCACTGCGCAAGGAGCCGGACCTCGCGAAGGTCTACGAGCCCCTGCTCACCGGCCGCCTCTACGAGCCGGAACTCCGGGTGCCGACCGAGAAACGCGGTCTGCTGGCGGGCATGGGGATGACCGAGAAGCAGGGCGGCTCGGACGTGCGGACCAACACGACGGCGGCCACGCCCACCGCGGAGCCCGGCGTGTACACGCTGCGCGGGCACAAGTGGTTCACGTCGGCGCCGATGTGCGACGTGTTCCTGGTGCTGGCACAGGCCCCGGGCGGTCTCTCGTGCTTCCTGGTGCCGCGGGTGCTGCCTGACGGCAGCCGCAACACCTTCCGCATCCAGCGGCTGAAGGACAAGCTCGGCAACCGGTCCAACGCCTCCTCCGAGCCCGAGTTCGACCAGACCGTGGCCTGGCTGGTCGGGCCCGAGGGCCAGGGCGTCAAGACGATCATCGAGATGGTCAACTGCACGCGCCTGGACTGCGTGATGATGTCGGCCACGCTGATGCGCAAGACGCTCGTCGAGGCCGGACATCATGTGCGCCACCGCAGCGCGTTCGGGGCGCGGTTGCTCGACCAGCCGCTGATGCGCAACGTCCTGGCCGACCTGGCGCTGGAGTCGGAGGCCGCGACGACGCTGACCCTGCGGCTGGCCGGGGCGGCCGACCGCGCGGTGCGCGGGGACGCCGGTGAGGCGGCGTTCCGCCGGATCGCGACCGCCGTGGGCAAGTACTGGGTCACCAAGCGTGGCCCGGCCTTCACCGCGGAGGCCCTGGAGTGCCTCGGCGGCAACGGCTACGTCGAGGAGTCGGGCATGCCCCGGCACTACCGCGAGGCTCCCCTGCTGTCGATCTGGGAGGGCTCGGGCAACGTCAACGCGCTGGACGTGCTGCGGGCGTTGCGGCGGCAGTCCGGGGCCGTCGAGGCCCTGTTCGGCGAACTCGCCCTGGCGCGGGGTGCGGACGCCCGGCTGGACACGGCGGTGGCCCGGCTGAAGGGGCAGTTGGCGGAGGCCTCGGAGGTGGGTGCACGGCGGCTGGTGGAGCGGATGGCCCTGATCCTGCAGGCCTCCCTCCTGGTCCGGCACGCCCCGCCCGCCGTGGCCGACGCGTTCTGCGCGACCCGGCTCGGCGGCGACTGGGGGCACGCCTTCGGCACGCTTCCCGACTCCGCCGACCTGGACGCGATCCTGGCGCGTGCGCTGCCCTTCGGTCACTGA
- a CDS encoding PaaX domain-containing protein, C- domain protein has protein sequence MRRNVSEQPGEVDLRSLSARSVVLSLLLGAHPPELPVKDLVRAVEPFGVGESTLRAALSRMVAAGDLRRTDSVHRLSERLLARQRRQDDAVHPSTRAWRGDWEMVVVTATGRGPAERADLRARLTALRLAEQREGVWLRPANLRRLLPDDLDDVVQRYEARPDRPAPELAASLWPLGAWADTARALLDHVTHVARADRPADRLTAFAAVVRHLLADPVLPPPLLPADWPGTDLRTAYAGYQEELADTVPQVARGT, from the coding sequence ATGCGGAGGAACGTGTCGGAGCAGCCCGGTGAGGTCGACCTGCGGTCGCTGTCCGCCCGGTCGGTCGTGCTGAGCCTGCTCCTGGGCGCCCATCCACCGGAGCTTCCGGTCAAGGACCTGGTCCGTGCGGTGGAGCCCTTCGGCGTCGGGGAATCCACGCTGCGGGCCGCGCTCAGCCGGATGGTGGCCGCCGGCGATCTGCGGCGAACGGACTCCGTGCACCGCCTCAGCGAGCGTCTGCTCGCGCGTCAGCGCCGTCAGGACGACGCCGTACACCCCTCCACGCGCGCGTGGAGGGGCGACTGGGAGATGGTGGTGGTCACCGCGACCGGCCGCGGCCCCGCGGAACGAGCCGACCTGCGCGCCCGGTTGACCGCGCTCCGGCTCGCCGAACAGCGCGAGGGCGTCTGGCTGCGCCCGGCCAACCTGCGCCGGCTGCTGCCGGACGACCTCGACGACGTGGTCCAGCGCTACGAGGCCCGTCCCGACCGACCCGCACCGGAGCTGGCGGCGAGCCTGTGGCCCCTGGGGGCCTGGGCGGACACGGCCCGAGCCCTGCTCGACCACGTCACCCACGTCGCCCGCGCGGACCGGCCCGCCGACCGCCTCACCGCCTTCGCGGCCGTCGTACGGCATCTGCTCGCCGATCCCGTCCTGCCGCCCCCACTCCTGCCGGCGGACTGGCCGGGCACGGATCTGCGCACCGCGTACGCGGGCTACCAGGAGGAGTTGGCGGACACGGTGCCCCAGGTCGCGCGGGGTACATGA
- a CDS encoding pectate lyase has product MTSSSRPRVRTRALTGAMAALGLSVGMIMTSGALTPAAAATWPTANGSQAVSSTISVSGTKDYGMKRLYGSGALGSDNQDEDQGPILELAAGAVLKNVIIGAPAADGIHCKASCTLQNVWWEDVGEDAATFRGSSSSNVYTISGGGAKEASDKVFQFNGAGTLNISNFAVKNFGTFVRSCGNCSTQYKRTINLNTIEATYKGSKLVGINTNYGDSATLRGITIVGDSSKKIVPCQKYIGNNSGKEPTTNGSNPDGTYCKYSTSDITYK; this is encoded by the coding sequence ATGACTTCTTCATCTCGTCCGCGCGTCCGCACGCGCGCACTGACCGGCGCGATGGCCGCTCTCGGCTTATCGGTTGGCATGATCATGACTAGTGGAGCCCTCACCCCGGCGGCCGCCGCCACCTGGCCCACCGCGAACGGCAGCCAGGCGGTCTCCTCCACCATCTCGGTGTCCGGCACCAAGGACTACGGGATGAAGCGCCTGTACGGCAGCGGTGCCCTGGGCAGCGACAACCAGGACGAGGACCAGGGACCGATCCTGGAACTGGCGGCCGGCGCCGTTCTCAAGAACGTCATCATCGGCGCCCCGGCGGCCGACGGCATCCACTGCAAGGCCAGCTGCACGCTGCAGAACGTGTGGTGGGAGGACGTCGGCGAGGACGCGGCCACGTTCCGCGGCTCCTCGTCCTCGAACGTGTACACCATCTCCGGTGGTGGCGCGAAGGAAGCCAGCGACAAGGTGTTCCAGTTCAACGGCGCCGGGACACTCAACATCTCGAACTTCGCCGTGAAGAACTTCGGCACGTTCGTGCGCTCCTGCGGCAACTGCTCGACCCAGTACAAGCGGACGATCAACCTCAACACCATCGAGGCGACCTACAAGGGCAGCAAGCTCGTCGGCATCAACACCAACTACGGCGACAGCGCGACCCTGAGGGGCATCACGATCGTCGGGGACAGCAGCAAGAAGATCGTCCCGTGCCAGAAGTACATCGGCAACAACTCGGGCAAGGAGCCGACCACGAACGGTTCCAACCCGGACGGCACCTACTGCAAGTACTCCACCTCGGACATCACCTACAAGTGA
- a CDS encoding non-reducing end alpha-L-arabinofuranosidase family hydrolase has translation MRTFISGLVLALLAVGLTALTPGPALAGGSGADRRGELPDSFSWSSTGPLISPRPDPTHPIVSVKDPTVFRYKNRWHVYATTADTAGAWSLAYTSFKDWSKAAAAPQTFLDSNPNIGDRYAAAPQVFYFAPQKLWYMVYQTGPPSYSTTTDPSQPGSWSAPRSFFEEEPAIVTENKGTGGWLDFWTICDRTDCYLFFSDGNGHQYRSRTTRAEFPNGLRDTTIVLSGPNRFDLFEASNVYRIGDSGRYLMLVEALATKSDWRRYFRAWTSDSLGGTWTPLADTEANAFIRANNVTFGDGRPSWTKDFSHGELIRDGVDQTLTINPCRLRFLYQGMDPAAAGDYSQLPWRLALLTQTNSSC, from the coding sequence ATGCGCACGTTCATCAGCGGGCTCGTCCTGGCGTTGCTCGCGGTGGGTCTGACCGCCCTGACGCCCGGCCCGGCGCTGGCCGGCGGCTCCGGGGCCGATCGGCGGGGTGAACTGCCCGACTCGTTCAGCTGGTCCTCGACCGGGCCGCTGATCAGTCCCCGGCCGGACCCCACTCACCCGATCGTCTCGGTGAAGGACCCGACGGTCTTCCGCTACAAGAACCGCTGGCACGTCTACGCCACCACCGCCGACACGGCGGGGGCGTGGAGTCTGGCGTACACCAGCTTCAAGGACTGGTCGAAGGCCGCCGCCGCGCCGCAGACCTTCCTGGACTCCAACCCGAACATCGGCGACCGGTACGCCGCCGCCCCGCAGGTGTTCTACTTCGCGCCGCAGAAGCTCTGGTACATGGTCTACCAGACCGGTCCGCCGTCCTACTCCACCACCACCGACCCCTCCCAGCCGGGCAGTTGGAGCGCTCCGCGCTCCTTCTTCGAGGAGGAACCGGCCATCGTCACGGAGAACAAGGGGACCGGCGGCTGGCTGGACTTCTGGACGATCTGCGACCGGACCGACTGTTATTTGTTCTTCTCCGACGGCAACGGCCACCAGTACCGCTCCCGCACCACCCGCGCCGAGTTCCCGAACGGCTTGCGCGACACCACGATCGTGCTGTCCGGGCCCAACCGCTTCGACCTCTTCGAGGCGAGCAACGTCTACCGGATCGGCGACAGCGGCAGGTACCTGATGCTCGTGGAGGCACTGGCCACCAAGTCCGACTGGCGGCGCTACTTCCGGGCCTGGACCTCCGACAGCCTGGGCGGCACCTGGACACCGCTCGCGGACACCGAGGCGAACGCCTTCATCCGCGCGAACAACGTCACCTTCGGGGACGGCCGGCCCTCCTGGACCAAGGACTTCAGCCACGGCGAACTGATCCGCGACGGCGTAGACCAGACCCTGACGATCAACCCCTGCCGGCTCAGGTTCCTGTACCAGGGCATGGACCCGGCCGCAGCCGGCGACTACTCCCAACTGCCCTGGCGTCTGGCCCTGTTGACCCAGACCAACTCCTCCTGCTGA